DNA from Gemmatimonadota bacterium:
CGCTGGAAATCGGTCGCATCCCCGCGGTCCGTGCTGAAGGCGATGGTCTGGCCATCGGGAGACCAGGCGGGCAGCAGGTCCGCGTAGCGATCGTTGGTGAGGCGGCGGACGGCGCCCTCGAGATCCGTCACGAACAGGTCGCTGATCCCACCATCCAGACCTGTGAAAGCCAGGTGCCGCCCATCGGGAGACCAGGTGGGATTCTCGATCCCGTTCAGGTCGAACTTCAGCCGCTTCAAGACGCGGCGCTTGGCCACGTCGAGAACATAGATGGCATCCTGGCCGCCGGTCTTGGCGCTGAACGCCAGGTATTTGCCATCCGGTGAAAACGCGGCCGAGGAGTTGAGGAAGCGCAGCGACTCGAAATCCGGTTCACCGCCCGACTCGACCAGCTTGTGCTTGACCTTGCCCGTACGCGCATCCGCCAGCCAGAGGTCGAAGAAAAAGCCGTCTCGCTGGGAAAAGAACGCCATCAGGCTGCCGTCCGGCGAGATGGCGGGTGCGAGGAACCAGGGATCTTCGACGCGGGCGTGGTGGGTGAGCCGTTCCCCGAAGCTCTCCGGCCGCTGGTACTCCGTGACCTGAACGAGGTAGGTCTTGCGTACCGCGGCCGTCCACTCCTGGTTCAGCTCCTCGAGGCTGATGCCCAGCGTGGACTGGAACGCGCGCTCGAGGCCGACCCGCGGCGCCTTCTGCAGCAAGATCCCGATCACCTCGTCGCCCCACTTCGAGCCGACATAAGCCCACAAGGCCTGGCCAAAGCGATAGGAGAGGTAGTCGTCCCGGCGGGTCATCTCGGCAATGCTGCGCAGGTAGCCGGACAGTGCGGCGTCCCGCAGCCAGGCAGCCGTGTGGGGGTCGATGCGGCCAATCGAGAGGTACTCGGCCATCCCCTCCATGAACCAGAGGGGTGGGCGCGCCGCGAACGGCGTGGCCTCGGCCAGCACGGCACGGCGGTACAGCACGTCGAACTGGAAGGCGTGCACCAGCTCGTGGGTCAGCACGTGCTCGAACTCCGCGTACGAGCCCGTGAAGGGCAAGATCACGCGGTTCTTCAACGGCTCCGTTACACCGCCCGTGCCCTCCTCAATGGCCCCCGGAATCGCGTTCGTCTGCTGAAACTCCGAGTGCGACGCGTACAGGATGATGGGCTTGCGCTCCCGGAACTCGTGCTGCAGCAGCCGCGACAGCCGCGCATACGCCCGCTCAACCATGCGCGCCGCGTCCAGCGCCGCCTCCCGCTCCTGCTCGTAGAAGTAGACGTCGAAGTGCTCCGTCTTGATCACCTTGAAGTCAAAGGAGCGGTACTGCACCTTGTTGCGGCCGAAGTGTTGACCGCTCGCCGGCTCGCCGGCCGTGAACAGCAGGGCGGCCAGGACCAGGGCGGAGGTCAGGAGGCGCTGACTCATGGGGTCCTCCGGTTAAGCTTCGAGGGCAGGCGTGCCTGAGCGCTCGGCCCTGCAGCTCTCTGACACCTCATAGCGCCCTCCCGTTAGGCCTCGAGGGCGTGGCTGGGGGCATCGCCCCAGAGGCGCTCGAGCTGGTAGAAATCCCGCGCCGCGGGATGGAACACGTGCACGACGAAGTCAATATAGTCGATCAGGACCCAGCGGCCGCCGCGCAGACCCTCGACGTGACCGGGCCGGACGCCTGCCTGCTTCAGTTCGTCAATAATGTGCTCCGCGATGGACCGCACGTGCAGGTCCGAGGTGCCGCTGACCAGGAGGAAGTAGTCCGTCGCGCTGGAGAACCGGCGCAGGTCCAGGACCAGAAGCTCCCGCCCCTTCCGGTCGAGAGCCAGTTCGGCCGCCCTGGCCAGTTCCGCGGGCATGGCGAGCCACGACCCTGCCCTTGCCCAACTCGGCGCTGCCGCCTCATGGAAACCACCCCTCATCTCGCCGCCTAGTAATCCGGCCCAACCGCGAAAGTTCCCGGCTGCCGCCCAGTACAGGCGGTCAGGTCCCCTGCGCACGGACCGGCAACACGTGCATCATCCAGGCCAGCCGGCGCGGAAGCGATGTGGTTCGGATAGGGGTTAGGTGCTGCGCGCGCACACCCGCCCCGGCGGGCGGCGCCAGCGGCGCCTATTCGGCCTTGATCACCCAGACTTTGATTTCCGGGCGTACGTCGGTGTGCAGCCGCACGGGAACCGCGTAGACGCCCAGCGACTTGATCGGCTCTTCCAGCTCAACCTGGCGGCGGTCCACCTCGAAGTCCAGCTCCTGCTCGTTCAGGCGGTCCGCGATGTCCGGCGCCGTAATCGAGCCGAACAGCTTCGCCTCCTCGCCCGCGCGCGCGTGGAAGGTCAACGAAATGCCCTCCAACTGCGAGGCCCGCCGCCGCGCTTCGAGATAGTCGCGCCGCGCCCGCTGCTCCCCACGACGCCGCTCCTCTTCCAGCGCCCGTATGTTCGCCGCGGTAGCCTCGGCAGCCAGCCCGCCAGGCAGCAGGTAGTTGCGCGCGTAGCCTGGCCGCACACTCACCATGTCGCCCGCCTCGCCCAGCTTGGGCACGGGCCGCCGCAGGATGACCTTCACTGTTCTCATCCCTTACTCCTTCAAGATCCGGGGCGCGGCGCCGACCGCCCGCGCGCCCGCAGGTCCAGCCAGGTGTCACTGAGTCCCAGCACCAGCGCGGCCGCCATGAACAGCGGATAGAGCAGGAGCGCGGCCACGCCGCCGAGCAGCGCCGCAGCCGGTCCGGGTGCGCCGAGCAGCGCCAGCATGACCGCGCCGCCGCGCAGCGCGTACAGCGCCCCCATGAAGGTCAGCAGGTTCGTCCCCGTTCGGCTCGCCACGCCTCCAACCGGCAGCAGCACCAGCAGTATCCCGGCAATGAGTAGCCAGACCAGCTCGTCGCGGAAGCGGAACTCGCGCAGTGGCCGCAGCGGCTGCGGCTCTTTGGCCGTCAGCCGTCGATACATCCACCAGGCGACCCCCAACGCCGCCAGGGAGCCCAGCGCCAGCAATGCGGGGTAGAGCGCCGCCTGCAGCTCTGCCGCCTGGTACACGGCCGAGGAGAACCGGCCGGATACACCCTCGATTCCGGCCGCACTGCCCCACGAGGCCACCACTTCGGCCGCAGCGCCGCGCAGTCGCCGGGCCACGCTCCAGTCCAGCTCCCGCCAGCCGCGGCGGTCCAGCAGTGCCAACCCCACGGCGGTCGCGCCCGCCCCCGCCAGCGCCGAGAGCGCCCGGGAGAAGAACACGCCCGCCGGCCAGAGCGCTACGATCAGCAGGAACCAGCCGCCCAGCATGAGCACCCACCCCCGCTCGGCGTACCAGAGCGGCCCCGCCGGCCGGCCGAAGAACAGTGCCGCCGCCAGCGCCAACACCAGCGCGGCCTGCACGGGGCGGCGCGGCGGCAGCCCTACCAGCAACAGGCAGAGCGGCACGAAGACGAGCAGCGCCGCGTTCACGATGGAGAGAGACGCCGTCACCAGCGAAAGCACCAGAACGGTGCCCCACCCGCGCCAGCCGCGCTCCGCCACCCGACGCTACCCCTCGTACCCGCGGACAAAGGGCAGGAGCGCCAGGTAGCGCGCCCGCTTGATGCCCGTCCCGACCTGCCGCTGATGCCGCGCGCACATCCCGGTCATCCGCCGGGGCAGGATCTTGCCCTGATCCGTGATGAAGCGCGACAGCGTCTTCTCATCCTTGTAGTTCAGAAACCGGATGCCCGCCTCACACAGCGGACAGGCTTTCTGCCCCCGTCGCACCTTACTCCTCCTCTTCCTCTTCCTCGTCCGCTGCTTCCTCCTCCGCCCGCCGCGGCTCGCGTGTCGCCAGGGACATGGGCGCCGTCGGCTCGCCTTCGTGCAGCACGATCAGGTAACGCAAGAGATCCTCATCCAGCTTCAGCGCCCGCTCGAACTCCGGCAACGCCGCAGCTTCCGCCCGGAACTGCGCGACCGCATAATAGCCGTTGGTCCGCTTCTGGATGGGATACGCCAGCTGCCGCTTCCCCCAATGGTCCACCGCCAGGATCTCGCCCGAACCGTCACCCGCCACCAGCGCGTGGTACCGATCCAGCTTCTCCTGGATGCGTGGCTCCTGCAGCGCCGAATTGAAGATGTAGACGACCTCGTAATCCGCCATGCTGGCCTCCTCCGGTCTGTTCGGCCCCGCCCGCGGCGGAGCAGGAGCTAAAAAACTTAAGCTAGCCGCGGCCCCCCAACCCTGTCCAGCCCGTCGGACCTGGTTTCAAAGTTTCATGCTGGCCGATCTGGCCATGGCTCTTGACGGTAATGGACCCCATTTCGGTGGATATCGTACCCTGCAGCGGTCCGCCAGGCCGTGGCGTACTTCGTGAATGGGGCGGCGACATGCGTCGTCGGGCCAACATGAAAGATCGAAAGCTGGTCCGACACCCGTCCGGCGCTTGACAGCAAGGCCGATCTCAAGTCGCTGAGCCAGCTCGAGGAGGCCTACTTTGCCCGCTACACCACCTACACGAAGAATCTGGCTGCGCTGGGCCAGCCGGCTGCTCACGGCCTAGCCCGACTACCACCCTACACGTTGAAGCGGAACAGGATGACGTCCCCGTCCTGGACGACGTAGTCCTTCCCCTCGCCGCGAATGAGGCCGCGCTCCCGCGCCGCCTTGATGGAGCCGGTGGCAAGGAAGTCGTCCCACGCCAGGGTCTCGGCGCGGATGAAGCCGCGCTCGAAATCGGAGTGGACCTCGCCCGCCGCCTGGGGCGCGC
Protein-coding regions in this window:
- a CDS encoding TolB family protein — its product is MSQRLLTSALVLAALLFTAGEPASGQHFGRNKVQYRSFDFKVIKTEHFDVYFYEQEREAALDAARMVERAYARLSRLLQHEFRERKPIILYASHSEFQQTNAIPGAIEEGTGGVTEPLKNRVILPFTGSYAEFEHVLTHELVHAFQFDVLYRRAVLAEATPFAARPPLWFMEGMAEYLSIGRIDPHTAAWLRDAALSGYLRSIAEMTRRDDYLSYRFGQALWAYVGSKWGDEVIGILLQKAPRVGLERAFQSTLGISLEELNQEWTAAVRKTYLVQVTEYQRPESFGERLTHHARVEDPWFLAPAISPDGSLMAFFSQRDGFFFDLWLADARTGKVKHKLVESGGEPDFESLRFLNSSAAFSPDGKYLAFSAKTGGQDAIYVLDVAKRRVLKRLKFDLNGIENPTWSPDGRHLAFTGLDGGISDLFVTDLEGAVRRLTNDRYADLLPAWSPDGQTIAFSTDRGDATDFQR
- the rsfS gene encoding ribosome silencing factor, which codes for MPAELARAAELALDRKGRELLVLDLRRFSSATDYFLLVSGTSDLHVRSIAEHIIDELKQAGVRPGHVEGLRGGRWVLIDYIDFVVHVFHPAARDFYQLERLWGDAPSHALEA
- a CDS encoding 50S ribosomal protein L9 — protein: MKVILRRPVPKLGEAGDMVSVRPGYARNYLLPGGLAAEATAANIRALEEERRRGEQRARRDYLEARRRASQLEGISLTFHARAGEEAKLFGSITAPDIADRLNEQELDFEVDRRQVELEEPIKSLGVYAVPVRLHTDVRPEIKVWVIKAE
- a CDS encoding DUF2232 domain-containing protein is translated as MAERGWRGWGTVLVLSLVTASLSIVNAALLVFVPLCLLLVGLPPRRPVQAALVLALAAALFFGRPAGPLWYAERGWVLMLGGWFLLIVALWPAGVFFSRALSALAGAGATAVGLALLDRRGWRELDWSVARRLRGAAAEVVASWGSAAGIEGVSGRFSSAVYQAAELQAALYPALLALGSLAALGVAWWMYRRLTAKEPQPLRPLREFRFRDELVWLLIAGILLVLLPVGGVASRTGTNLLTFMGALYALRGGAVMLALLGAPGPAAALLGGVAALLLYPLFMAAALVLGLSDTWLDLRARGRSAPRPGS
- a CDS encoding 30S ribosomal protein S18 is translated as MRRGQKACPLCEAGIRFLNYKDEKTLSRFITDQGKILPRRMTGMCARHQRQVGTGIKRARYLALLPFVRGYEG
- the rpsF gene encoding 30S ribosomal protein S6, with product MADYEVVYIFNSALQEPRIQEKLDRYHALVAGDGSGEILAVDHWGKRQLAYPIQKRTNGYYAVAQFRAEAAALPEFERALKLDEDLLRYLIVLHEGEPTAPMSLATREPRRAEEEAADEEEEEEE